From a region of the Impatiens glandulifera chromosome 4, dImpGla2.1, whole genome shotgun sequence genome:
- the LOC124936780 gene encoding uncharacterized protein LOC124936780 — MAAAAALAGGSSKGLLEKMRRFIWTIYFMLAMLASLLVASSSLLVAILDILVPCFLTSSFTCICCYSFKDHLHRYAFTTSFTDIPLLSLIRSLIITCVYSLYDGPALSHGPYLGIVTLCSFISILLLSVKACFFSLNSQLEPDHPSYSLATQNLHFKKSWGMPILFLSSVVFALGHIVIAYRISCKAQRKFFFHRSLDTGDVLPCKITFSSFQKIPRSPTPAGKTPKGDCEARQKSSPIITSHEEKEFPVRFLADVDSLFISCDGLTVHYKLSMPCSPSRSLSSTTFLNAPALNVAPRTHYPLHRSSSNKFHTSSLYAPLLVGNPSPRLSDEIIPVLSLDDGGGREEEMCALKLSSFEYDLEANDQTGIVLVHGFGGGVFSWRHVMGPLALQLGHTVAAFDRPGWGLTSRPRRKDWEESHMRNPYKFESQVDLLLSFCSKVGFKSVILIGHDDGGLLALKAAQKIHESLDKTQVNIKGVVLLNVSLSREVVPAFARILLHTSLGKKHMVRPLLRTEITQVVNRHAWYDSGKLTRDILRLYKAPLCVEGWDEALHEIGKLSSETVLAPQNISSLLESIKDLPVLVIAGVEDVLVPLRTVQAMAFNLENSKLVAISGCGHLPHEECPKALLAAITPFITRVLLDPGIQNQ, encoded by the exons AtggcagcagcagcagcattAGCAGGAGGCAGCAGCAAGGGCCTGCTTGAGAAAATGCGGCGCTTTATATGGACAATATACTTCATGCTGGCAATGTTGGCATCCCTTCTGGTTGCCTCATCGTCTTTATTGGTGGCTATACTTGATATATTGGTGCCTTGTTTTTTAACTTCCAGTTTCACCTGCATTTGCTGCTACAGCTTCAAGGACCATCTACACAGATATGCTTTTACCACCTCCTTCACAGATATTCCTCTCCTCTCTCTCATCAGATCTCTCATTATCACTT GTGTTTATTCTTTGTATGACGGCCCTGCACTCTCACACGGCCCATATCTTGGCATCGTCACGCTCTGTTCTTTTATTTCAATCCTTCTCCTCTCCGTCAAGGCTTGTTTTTTCTCCCTTAACTCACAACTTGAACCCGACCACCCTTCATATTCTCTCGCAACACAGAACCTTCACTTTAAGAAATCATGGGGGAtgcccatcttgttcctatctTCCGTCGTATTTGCCCTTGGACATATTGTTATTGCTTACAGAATCAGCTGCAAAGCGCAGAGGAAGTTCTTCTTCCACAGATCACTTGACACAGGAGAT GTACTTCCATGTAAAATCACTTTTTCTAGCTTTCAGAAGATTCCTCGATCCCCAACTCCAGCTGGTAAAACACCAAAAGGTGATTGTGAAGCAAGGCAAAAATCATCTCCAATAATAACATCTCATGAGGAAAAGGAGTTTCCGGTCAGATTTCTAGCTGATGTTGACAGCTTATTCATCTCTTGTGATGGGCTAACTGTCCACTACAAACTGAGCATGCCTTGTTCACCTTCACGTTCCTTATCCTCCACAACATTTCTCAATGCACCGGCACTGAATGTTGCACCGAGAACACATTATCCTCTACATAGAAGTTCAAGCAATAAGTTTCACACATCCTCATTGTATGCTCCGTTGTTGGTGGGAAATCCATCTCCTCGACTCTCTGACGAAATAATTCCAGTCCTAAGTCTTGATGATGGAGGTGGTCGTGAGGAAGAAATGTGTGCATTGAAACTCTCTTCTTTTGAGTATGATCTGGAAGCAAATGATCAGACTGGCATTGTTTTGGTGCATGGTTTTGGAGGGGGTGTTTTTTCATGGAGGCATGTGATGGGACCCCTTGCTTTGCAGCTTGGCCATACTGTTGCTGCTTTTGACCGGCCAGGTTGGGGATTGACTTCAAGACCACGTCGAAAAGATTGGGAGGAAAGTCATATGCGTAATCCGTACAAATTTGAGAGTCAG GTTGATTTGCTGCTTTCTTTCTGTTCCAAGGTTGGGTTTAAATCAGTTATACTTATTGGTCATGATGATGGAGGCCTTCTTGCCTTGAAGGCTGCACAAAAGATCCATGAATCGCTAGATAAAACACAG GTGAACATAAAGGGAGTGGTATTGCTAAATGTAAGCTTGTCAAGGGAAGTTGTTCCTGCCTTTGCTAGAATACTTTTGCATACTTCACTGGGAAAGAAGCATATGGTTCGCCCTTTATTGCGGACTGAAATAACTCAGGTTGTCAATAGACATGCCTGGTATGATTCTGGCAAGCTAACACGAGATATTTTGCGCCTTTACAAG GCTCCATTATGTGTGGAAGGTTGGGATGAAGCACTTCACGAGATAGGAAAATTGTCATCGGAGACTGTCCTTGCACCACAAAATATATCATCATTGTTGGAGTCGATTAAGGACCTGCCTGTGTTGGTTATTGCTGGCGTTGAAGATGTTCTCGTCCCTCTCAGAACAGTCCAAGCGATGGCCTTCAATCTGGAGAATTCT AAACTGGTGGCAATATCAGGGTGTGGTCATCTTCCTCACGAAGAGTGCCCAAAAGCGTTGCTAGCGGCCATAACACCCTTCATCACCAGAGTTCTGTTAGATCCAGGTATCCAGAATCAATAG
- the LOC124936385 gene encoding PRA1 family protein F3-like — translation MTTNYGTIPTSSSSSHHQDEVGPSRYFSRAKQRLKEGFGKRKPWKEMFNFRSFGLPSSSFRDSMSGIKTNLAYFQMNYVIVVLLIIFFSLLWHPISLIVFLVMMVVWLFLYFLRDEPLSVFGRQIGDIWVMIVLAVLTLVFLLLTHVTENVLISLLIGVVLVVIHGVFRKTDDLFTDEEEEAAAAAGTADHFLARTSEN, via the coding sequence atgacgaCTAACTATGGTACAATACCAACCTCATCATCATCCTCACATCATCAGGATGAGGTAGGGCCCAGCCGTTACTTTTCCCGCGCTAAACAACGGCTGAAGGAAGGGTTTGGCAAGAGGAAGCCATGGAAGGAGATGTTCAACTTCCGTTCGTTCGGCCTTCCGTCGTCGAGTTTTCGGGATTCCATGAGTGGGATCAAAACGAATCTGGCCTATTTTCAAATGAACTACGTGATTGTTGTCCTGCTGATTATCTTCTTCAGCCTGCTCTGGCACCCGATCTCGCTAATCGTGTTCCTCGTGATGATGGTGGTTTGGCTATTTCTCTACTTCCTCCGTGACGAGCCTTTATCGGTATTTGGTCGTCAGATTGGGGATATTTGGGTGATGATTGTGCTGGCTGTTCTTACGCTCGTGTTCCTGTTGTTGACGCACGTGACGGAAAACGTTCTGATCTCACTGTTGATTGGGGTGGTGCTGGTGGTTATTCACGGTGTCTTTAGAAAGACCGATGACTTGTTTACggacgaagaagaagaggctGCTGCCGCCGCCGGCACAGCTGATCATTTTTTGGCCAGAACTTCTGAAAATTGA